In one Magallana gigas chromosome 7, xbMagGiga1.1, whole genome shotgun sequence genomic region, the following are encoded:
- the LOC105348059 gene encoding uncharacterized protein, with the protein MKTLVTSVGILACLLLIKSAESVIPPYLQRQLQREQPVVHRFRPTAARCCRVGQRTARKMMSCSLYSSQRILNSVHTAGGEVQSGNLDTFISKITQCAVSFSMSFEKCCVNKENFLKEIRMCRRRYTERSFRAKCIKIAKAKYRQ; encoded by the exons ATGAAGACCCTTGTGACATCTGTTGGGATTCTGGCCTGTCTTCTGCTAATAAAATCAG CGGAATCCGTCATTCCTCCGTACCTACAGCGGCAGCTACAGCGGGAACAGCCCGTGGTCCACAGATTCCGACCCACAGCGGCCAGATGCTGCAGGGTGGGACAGCGAACAGCCCGGAAGATGATGTCATGCAGTCTTTACAGCAGTCAGCGCATTCTTAACAGTGTTCACACCGCCGGCGGCGAGGTCCAATCCGGGAACTTAGACACTTTCATATCCAAGATTACGCAGTGCGCTGTCAGCTTCTCCATGTCCTTTGAAAAATGCTGcgtaaacaaagaaaactttttgAAGGAAATTCGGATGTGTAGACGGAGATACACGGAGAGATCGTTCCGtgcaaaatgcatcaaaattgcGAAAGCAAAGTACCGCCAGTAA